One region of Mucilaginibacter gotjawali genomic DNA includes:
- a CDS encoding TIGR01777 family oxidoreductase codes for MNPKSILLTGGTGLIGSSLTKQLLDKGYTVSHLSRSPGRDPRVKTFLWDVHKGEIAEHCIDGVDVIIHLAGAGIADGRWTEARKKEIIDSRTKSIQLIYGLLKTRKHQVKSIISASAIGYYSDRGEELMTEESTPFTDFMAKCCVEWENVVDEGKALGLQVTKFRTGVVLDKGGALAKMAAPVKLFVGAPLGSGRQWIPWIHVQDVIGMYLFAVENENFEGVYNMVAPNPVTNKELTRAIAKQLHKPLWLPNVPSFLLKLVLGEMSTIVLGSTKVSAKKIEAAGYKFIYSEVSLALKAIYG; via the coding sequence ATGAACCCAAAAAGCATCCTCCTTACCGGTGGCACCGGCCTGATCGGCAGCAGCCTTACAAAGCAGTTGCTGGATAAAGGCTATACCGTTAGTCATCTAAGCCGTTCGCCGGGAAGAGACCCGCGCGTTAAAACCTTTTTGTGGGATGTGCATAAGGGGGAGATCGCAGAACACTGTATTGACGGGGTAGATGTCATCATTCACCTGGCCGGGGCCGGCATAGCTGACGGCCGCTGGACTGAGGCAAGGAAAAAGGAAATCATAGATAGCCGCACCAAATCGATCCAGTTGATCTATGGCTTGCTCAAAACAAGAAAACACCAGGTTAAATCCATTATTTCTGCATCGGCTATCGGCTATTACAGCGATAGGGGGGAAGAGCTGATGACTGAGGAAAGCACGCCGTTTACTGATTTTATGGCCAAATGCTGCGTGGAATGGGAAAATGTTGTAGATGAAGGCAAAGCTTTAGGCCTGCAGGTAACTAAATTCCGTACCGGGGTGGTACTTGATAAAGGCGGGGCGCTGGCCAAAATGGCTGCACCTGTAAAATTATTTGTTGGCGCTCCCCTGGGCAGTGGCAGACAGTGGATTCCGTGGATCCATGTGCAGGATGTGATTGGGATGTATTTGTTCGCGGTTGAAAATGAAAATTTTGAGGGGGTTTATAATATGGTGGCGCCAAACCCTGTCACCAATAAGGAATTAACCAGAGCAATTGCCAAACAATTGCATAAACCATTGTGGCTGCCCAATGTGCCTTCCTTTTTGTTAAAATTAGTATTAGGCGAAATGAGTACGATTGTTTTGGGCAGTACCAAGGTCTCCGCCAAAAAAATTGAAGCTGCAGGGTATAAATTTATTTATTCGGAGGTTTCGTTAGCGTTAAAAGCGATTTATGGATAA
- a CDS encoding Dabb family protein — MLLENTFVHHVHFWLHDKADKQQLIDGLNTLLPIPHIRQIHIGVPAETFRSVVDRSYDVSLLLLFDGPAEQEAYQVDPTHVYFAENYAKPLCSKVVVADSVNVHG; from the coding sequence ATGCTTCTCGAAAATACTTTTGTACATCACGTTCATTTCTGGCTTCATGATAAAGCCGATAAACAGCAATTGATTGACGGTTTAAATACGCTTTTGCCAATTCCGCATATCCGCCAGATCCATATCGGCGTACCTGCCGAAACTTTCCGCAGCGTAGTTGACCGTTCGTATGATGTTTCGCTTTTGTTGTTATTTGATGGCCCTGCCGAGCAGGAAGCTTACCAGGTTGACCCTACCCACGTGTATTTTGCCGAAAACTACGCCAAACCTCTTTGCAGCAAAGTTGTTGTTGCAGATAGTGTAAATGTTCATGGTTGA